In Erigeron canadensis isolate Cc75 chromosome 6, C_canadensis_v1, whole genome shotgun sequence, the following are encoded in one genomic region:
- the LOC122604168 gene encoding uncharacterized protein LOC122604168 has protein sequence MANMFNAFTAPTLGIQPLTGANYTAWKDQLDLTLGYLDLDYVIRNDEPAAITANSTAEQKTAFEKWDKANRLSLMTVKNSIPLGLRGAIPESDKVKDYLKSVEDYFKGSSKAHASSLMLKMLTLKYDGSSGVREHIMKMSDMANKLKTLEMEVSDNFLVHFIMTSCLLNLMPSKLTIMLIKINGR, from the exons ATGGCAAatatgtttaatgcctttacag CACCTACTCTTGGCATTCAGCCACTTACCGGTGCAAACTACACTGCTTGGAAAGATCAATTAGATCTTACTCTGGGGTACCTTgaccttgactatgtcattcgtAATGATGAACCCGCTGCTATTACTGCGAACTCTACTGCAGAACAGAAAACAGCATTTGAGAAGTGGGACAAGGCGAATCGGTTATCACTTATGACGGTCAAGAACTCTATTCCCCTTGGCCTTCGAGGAGCTATTCCTGAATCTGACAAAGTCAAAGATTACCTCAAATCTGTTGAGGATTACTTCAAGGGATCGTCTAAAGCGCATGCAAGCAGCTTAATGCTAAAGATGCTTACTCTGAAATATGATGGAAGTAGCGGTGTccgtgaacacataatgaaaatgagTGACATGGCGAACAAGCTTAAGACTCTCGAAATGGAAGTCTCTGAtaattttcttgtgcatttcATAATGACATCATGCCTGCTCAATTTGATGCCTTCAAAATTAACTATAATGCTCATAAAGATAAATGGAAGATGA